A portion of the Hirundo rustica isolate bHirRus1 unplaced genomic scaffold, bHirRus1.pri.v3 scaffold_399_arrow_ctg1, whole genome shotgun sequence genome contains these proteins:
- the LOC120748000 gene encoding olfactory receptor 14J1-like, producing MSNSSSISHFLLLALADTRQLQLLHFCLFLGISLAALLGNGLIISAVACGHHLHTPMFFFLLNLALTDLGSILTTVPKAMHNSLWDTRTISYTGCAAQLFVFMFFISAEYFILTIMCYDRYVSICKPLHYGTLLGSRACAHMAAAAWASAFLNALMHTANTFSLPLCHGNALGQFFCEIPHILKLSCSKSHLRELGLLVFSISLAFGCFVFIVFSYVQIFRAVLRIPSEQGRHKAFSTCLPHLAVVSLFISTGACSYLKSPSISSPSLDLSLSVLYSVVPPAMNPLIYSLRNQELKAAVCRQMTGWFWKH from the coding sequence atgtccaacagcagctccatcagccacttcctcctgctggcattggcagacacgcggcagctgcagctcctgcacttctgcctcttcctgggcatctccctggctgccctcctgggcaacggcctcatcatcagcgccgtagcctgcggccaccacctgcacacgcccatgttcttcttcctgctcaacctggccctcaccgacctgggctccatcctcaccactgtccccaaagccatgcacaattccctctgggacaccaggaccatctcctacacaggatgtgctgcacagctctTTGTCTTTATGTTCTTCATCTCAGCAGAGTATTTCATCCTGACCATCATGTGCTACGACCGCtacgtgtccatctgcaaacccctgcactacgggaccctcctgggcagcagagcttgtgcccacatggcagcagctgcctgggccagtgcctttctcaaTGCTCTCATGCACACGGCCAATACATTTTCtctgcccctgtgccatggcaatgccctgggccagttcttctgtgaaatcccacacatcctcaagctctcctgctcaAAATCCCACCTCAGGGAACTTGGGCTTCTtgtattttccatctctttagcatttggttgttttgtgttcattgttttctcctatgtgcagatcttcagggctgtgctgaggatcccctctgagcagggacggcacaaagccttttccacctgcctccctcacctggccgTGGTCTCCTTGTTCATCAGCACTGGCGCATGTTCCTACCTGAAgtccccctccatctcctccccatccctggatctgtccctgtcagttctgtactcggtggtgcctccagccatgaaccccctcatctacagcctgaggaatcaggagctcaaggctgcagtaTGTAGACAGATGACTGGATGGTTTTGGAAACATTAA